The window GCCGGTGATAAAAATAAACTTGGTCTTCATGGATTCTCCTGACCGATCAACAGATTTACTGACAAAAACAAACAAGCCTGAGATTTTACACTTCCGCAGGTGAAATGAAAACCCCTTATTGCCGAAAACATAATCTAACCTTCTAAGAAGACAATAACATCTTCACCCGCTCAAGATCTTCAGGGGTGTCAACCCCCTGCCCCACTAACTCAGTCTCTGCGACACGAATTCTGTAGCCATGCTCAAGAGCACGTAACTGTTCAAGACATTCCTGTGTTTCCAGAGGCGTCGACTTCAACTGCGGATAAGCGAGAAGAAACTCACGACGATAGACATAAAGGCCGATGTGCTTGGCTGTTGCCAATTCAGGCCAACGATGTTCGACATCGTCATTGAAATCACGTGGATGGGGGATTGGCGCGCGGGAAAAATACAGAGCAAAGCCTTGCTGGTCGGTGACGACCTTGACAACATTGGGATTAAGAAACTCCTCGACCGACGTCAGTGGAGTTTTCAGCGTCCCCATGGGAATCGAACTGTCGGCCAGAAGAGGTGCAACGGCGGCCTGGATCATGGCCGGGTCGATCAGGGGTTCATCGCCCTGAACGTTGACGATCAAATCGTCATCGAGGCCTTGGGCAACTTCAGCCAAACGATCCGTGCCAGTCGGATGATCTGCGCGGGTCATAACAACATTACCACCAAAGGCTTCCACTGCTT of the Deltaproteobacteria bacterium IMCC39524 genome contains:
- the kdsB gene encoding 3-deoxy-manno-octulosonate cytidylyltransferase, giving the protein MGVTVVIPARYASTRFPGKPLADLCGKPMIQWVYERSSLCESVGRVIVATDDNRIAQAVEAFGGNVVMTRADHPTGTDRLAEVAQGLDDDLIVNVQGDEPLIDPAMIQAAVAPLLADSSIPMGTLKTPLTSVEEFLNPNVVKVVTDQQGFALYFSRAPIPHPRDFNDDVEHRWPELATAKHIGLYVYRREFLLAYPQLKSTPLETQECLEQLRALEHGYRIRVAETELVGQGVDTPEDLERVKMLLSS